The segment ttgcaatcattctgcctcagcctcttgaaccgctgggattatagggatgcaccactgcacctggcctaagTAATTTTGAAGTATTATATTATAGGAATGTTTCTACTTGGTGATAGACCTGTGATAGTTTaaagattctttatattaaaatctcaaatttgggACAATTATTTCATAGTCTCTGTATAAATGATActtgttcttttgtttaattcactaattgacaCAGTATTCTGGATGTATTTCAATAGGAATATAAGTTCATTTAAATAaggattacatattttatattctatagcaTGCTTAATTATAAAGAACATACTAGGTAGTGAATTCATGAAGGAATGGATGTAAACAATCTTGAGATAGAAAAAGTcagcaaatggataaaatcatTATATTAGTTTTGTGATGACTAATTTTTATTGCATGAGAAAGGAATAGATATTAGCtaaattaaactattttaatatttttataaatatttttcatagaaattattttaacactACTGGTTTGTATGAATAATCCTAGACATGAGTTTATATGTAGTGATCTCTGTTACAACTTtagttttctgctttgctttctcaatcCTTCCCATGTGATTCTGAATCTTGGGCTGGTGATggaataattttcaaatactgtgaaCACAGAGCCTGTGTGAATACTGGCAGGCCTCCACTGTCTCACagcactccttccttcctccattagcACAAAGGGCCTTTCAAGAAACCCCCATTGCAGAGACCCCACAGTCTTACTGGAGGAAAATTTGGCTCCATCATGGCACTgccaagaaatggaagaagatttAGTACtttgattatttgtctattttatctacCTTTCTGATTATAGAACATACATGTTGATAGATTTTAGTCTGCCAGCTCTTATTATCTGCTTTCtttgccagtttaaaaaaaaaaaaaaaactaagttaaGAGTAGGAAGAACATCAGAAAGATGGAAGATTCTACAGAGGGTATTTTTGATATtacagagaagtaatatttgaatacctGTTCATCAGAAAGAAACCAAATCCCATAAGAAGGGCAAGCAGAATTTCAAACTGATTGGCAGCTTAGGGTGGTGTTTGATTTAGGATCACACCTCATTAATGCTTGAAATAATCACTGTAGACTCATACAATAATTAGATTATCATCTCAGTtgttactcttttattattatgtccttttaaatatacaggaaaatacatatctgaaagtttctattttatgcctacttccctgatcatttttggtggtgtctacttttaaaattttcaagccGGCCCCGCGCAGTGCGGGTCCCTGGGAGGGGCGTAGCGGCCAGTGGGCCTCAAGGGCGGTGGGGGCAGACAAAGGGCTAATGAATGGGCGCGTCAGCCGGCCGCCTGGAGCGGCCCTGCGGCGCCCAGCCGGCGCCCAGATCCTTGGCAGGCCTAGAGTTTGCAGAGTGAGGAGAACTAGGAAGTGGATCTCTGGAAGCATGAAGACAGACGTGCGGAGGGGCTGTGTGTGTGCTGTCGCGGTGGTGGGGCCCCGTCCTTAGGACCAGCAGCCAGTGTCCCCTGTACAGATCTGCGTCCCCACGGCGAGGCTCGCGGGAGCGGCCTAAGAGATGGAACGGCTGTGAAAGGGTGACCGCCATGAGTGCCGGCACTCGGGGGCACTCGGACAAGCTCTCCACCGATCTGAGATTCTAGCATGAGGAGGGAGCCGGGATAGTTATGGTCGGCGATGGAGGACAACCAGGACACTGGCCCCAAAGGGGACAGTGATTTTGTTTCTgataaaataagtttcaaaatagaggaggaagaagatgatCCAGTCCCCAGTCACAGTTTGGAAGGAGTGGACTTTCAGAGTGAGCAGGAGGACATGAGGCACATGGACAGTGGTGAGGAGCAGGCGGAGGGCGGGGTGGGCCTTGCCTACCGGCCCCCCGGGAAGTGCTTCCCTGCCGAGGGCGAGGATGGCTACCGGGCTCTGTTTTCCCAGTACAGCAGCACGCTGTACAGCGTGGCCATGGAGGCCGTGACCCAGAGCCTGCTCTCCAGCCACCACGTCAGCTCCAGGAAGAAGTTTCCAGCATGGAAGCATTTCTTCATCTCCCCCGGAGACAGCACGAAAGCAATATGTAGGTACTGCATGAAGGAGTTCAGCCGGGGCAAGAACGAGAAGGACCTGAGCACCAGCTGCCTCATGCACCACGTGCAGCGGGCGCAACCCACCAAGCTCGGGCTGGAGAGCAGCAGCGTGTCCGCAGGCTCCTCCTTTCCCTCGACCTCGCTCCTGCTTCCGCCGCAGCCTGCAGACGTGGGGGACCTGGGCTCCACTCTTCCTCCTGTCAGACTTGCCCAGAAGATGACATCTACGATCCTGTCCCCTGACCACATGCAGGAGGAGCCCGTGTCCATGGTCTCTTCTGAAGTCCCTGACGTGCCGGTCACTGAGAAGTACAGCAGAGAGGAGGCCCTGGCTGGGTCTTCCCCCCGCCTCGCGGCGCTCCATTATGATGAGACCACAGAGGGCATGGCGGAGAGAAGCCTTCGCCCTCCCAAGAGCACGTCCGGGTCCAGGAGGAGGTCGGTCATCTGGAAGCACTTCTACCTGTCTCCACTGGACAGCTCCAAGGCTGTCTGCGTGCACTGCATGAACGAGTTCAGCAGGGTCAAGAACGGGAAGGACCTGGGCACCAGCTGCCTCATCCGCCACATGTGGCAGGCGCACCACTCCATCGTGCTGCAGGAGAACGGCGGCGGCACAGGCCTCCCGCCCCTGTACCCTACGTCCCCCACCCTGCTGCCCGCCCTGCTGCCTCCAGAGGGGGAGCCGGACTCTGTGTCCTCCTCTCCAGGAAAACCGGTCCAAGAGTGCCCCTCGGCCTCCTCGTCCCTGGACAGGCTGACTGAGGACCTGCTGTTGCACGCACACCCTGCAGGTGCACTTGGGGACGCATCCGTGCTGTCGTCCTCTGAGGATGTGGGCGAGGCCTCTGTGGGCACCTCTCCTGAGCAGCAGGCCAGCGGGCTGAGCCTGAGAAGGTGTGAGTCTGGTGCCGTCTTCCAGCAGAATAAGAAAGTCATGAAGAGGCTGAAGTCGGAGGTGTGGCACCACTTCTCTCTGGCCCCCACGGACAGTCTGAAGGCCGTGTGTCGGTACTGTGACTGCGCCATCAGTCGCGGGAAGAAGGGGGATGTGGGCACCAGCTGTTTGATGCGGCATCTGTACAGACGCCACCCCAAGGTGGCCAGGACCCAGAAGGGCTTCCTGGGTGTGAGTTTGGCAAACTCTCCATATGACACTTTGGCTTCTGCAGAAAGTTCCTCCTCCAAGTTATCTGTCTTGCCAGCGGTGGTCagaagaaaccaagtcgtgtTTCCTGTCAGCAGCAAGAAGACATCAAAGCTGTGGAATCACTTCTCCCTGTGCTCTGCGGACTCCACCAAGGTGGTGTGTCTGCACTGCAGCAGAACCATCAGCAGGGGCAAGGAGCCCACCAACCTGGGCACCAGCTGCCTCCTGAGGTACCTGCAGAGGTTCCATGTGCTCAAGACTGACGTCCACCCTGAGACCACCCCGTCCCGCTCTCCAGGCGCCCTGGGGCCACTGAGCACGGAGTTGTCAAGCACTTCCTCCTTTGATGACCCCAGTGAAAAGTTTTATGACTCTCACCCAGTTGCCAAAAATATCACCAGTCTGATCGCAGAGATGCTCGCCCTTGACCTGCAGCCGTACTCCTTCGTGGACAGCATGGGCTTCAGCAGGCTGCTGGAGTACCTGAAGCCCCAGTACTCGATGCCCTCCCCCTCCTACTTCTCCAGGACCGCCATCCCCGGGATGTACGACAGTGTGAAGAAGATGGTTCTGTCGCAGCTGAAAGAGGCCGAGAGTGGCGTGGTCCACTTCATGTCAGGAATATGGACAGGCACTCAGACCCGCGAGTACCTGACCCTCACCGCCCACTGGGTCACCTTCACGTCCTCGGCCTGCCCGCACTGTGAGGACCACCACTGCTGGGCACTCCTGGACGTGTCGCAGATCGACTGTGACTACGGGGGCGGCAGCATCCAGAAGCAGCCGGAGTGCTGGTGGGACGCGTGAGTGACCACCATCGGCCTGCAGGTCGGCATCACTGTCACCGACAACCCGAGCGTCGGCAAGATCCTGGATGAGGCGGAGCACTCCAGCGTGCCCTGCTTCAGCCACACGGTGGACCTGAGCGTGAAGGAGGCCGTCAAGAGCCAGAGGATGGTGCAGAACGTACTGAGCATCGCTCGGAAGCTGTGCGAGCGGGTCCACCAGTCCCCCACGGCCAAGGAGAAGCTGGCCGTGCTGCAGCGGGAGTACGGGCTGCCGCAGCACCCCCTCATCCAGGATGTGCCGTCCAGGTGGAGCACCTCCCTGCACATACTGGAGCGGCTGCTGGAGCAAAAGCGGGCCATCAACGAGATGTTGGTCAAGTGCAGCTTCCGAGAACTCCTCAGCTGCGACCAGTGGGAGGTCATGCAGTCCGTGTGCCATGCACTGAGGCCCTTTGATGCGGGGAGCTGGGAGATGAGCGCCCACGTGTCCACTCTGAGCCAAGTCATCCCCATGATCCACATTCTCAGCAGGAAGGTCGAGATGGGGAAGGTCTTTGGGGAGACCATGGGCATCGACAGCATGCTGAAGTCGCTGAAGGAAGCCATGGCGAGCCGCCTGTCTGCCAGTCTCCACGACCCCAGGTACGTCTTTGCCACGCTGCTGGACCCTTGCTACAAAGTCTCCCTGTTCACAGAGCAGGAGGCGGAGCAGCACAGGCAGGATCTAATCAGGGAGCTAGAAATCCTGGATTCTACCTCAGAGGACACAGCCACCTCCGAAGGCTGTGACTCAGGGCCCCCGCTGAGAGACTCTGGTGGAGGAGAGAGCCTGTGGTCGCTGGTGGCCAAGGTGAAGAGGGGAGACCAGCGGGAGCGGCTGCCTGAAGATGTGGTGctggcctacctggaggaggaggggctggacCACAGCTGTGACCTGCTGGCCTACTGGAACCTGAAGAGGGTATCCTGGCTCGGGCTGTCCACCTTGGCCGTCAGATTTTTGGGCTGTCCCCCCAGTACTGTCCCATCCGAAAAGCTGTTCAGCACGTCCACAGAGAACGGCAGCTTTGGCCAGCCCCAGCTCATGATGGAGCATTTTGAGAAACTCATCTTCCTGAAGGTGAACCTTCCCTTGATATACTTTCAGTATTGAACTCACGACAGCCACCAGACCAGAGCTACTCTTGGCCGCACTGGCTGGCTGTTGTGCCAGGGCTGGGACCCACCCAGCCGGGCCATGTGGGACACCAGGCCAGCATCCGGGGCCGCCTGTCAGCTCACACCGTAATGTCACACGTGCCTTACTCCTCATCAGGCCAGGTCGCAGTGCGTTTGAGAGCCCACGAGAAGCAGCCCGTCTTGTCAATTATGAAGTGGGATGATCAGGTTTTAATTCGTAACTGcaacacttttttaaaagttagtcaGTAATTTGTTTTATTAGAATGCAGACAAGATGTAAACAATTTTGTCCTGAGGCTTTTTATTCAATTGTGTAAAAACCATGAATCAGGTACTGTATTTTAGTTAAATATTGCTTTAATTGCAACAGAACAGCGTTCGTGGCTGTGAAATGAAACCTGTAAATAGGAGGTGGAGGTTAAGCCATCCTGACTGAGCAGTTTGTAACTGCAGGCTCTAAAGTGTGTCGAGGAGTGAAGAGAATATTCTGGAAGCTAACTGTTTACCACAGAGACAAAGTGTTAGGAAACAAAACTGTACTCCAGTGAGTCAGAGTGTGCAGTTGTGGTCATGGGGACATTGGGACATTCCCATTTCAGGTCTGTGCATTCAGGGTTACATGGTCCATTCAGTCAGAGGTCCTGACGGTCTGTCCTGAGTCCTTGAGATCAGAGCCCTGTGTGTGTCCACGCTGAGGACCCGGCAGTGCAGCAGAGGGCCTGCTGACTGCTCTGGTGCCTCTGACCGAGCCTCCCTGAGCACGGGGTGGAGAACACAGCCAGGGGCCCCAGAGGCAGCGGCTGGCACATTATAGTAGTGAGGCTGGCCTTAggcatttagatttttcttttttttcaataggGAAGATTCAGTCATCACTGGGGTATTTTAGGGAATCCCAAGGACACCAAATGAAATGATCAGTTGTCAGATTCTTTCAACAGTATGTCTTCAGAGTCTTTGCTTTAATATCTAAATGAGgctcttttcctcatttcagaTGGGTAAGCGCTGTGGGTGAGAAACTCGCTCATCTGCTGTGACCGCTTAGGAAGTTGTCCTTTTGTTGAAATGCTGTACCGATGCTTACTCTGAATTCGAGTGGACTGTGCTTTAGTGTGTTTATAAATGATGGATTCAGTttctaaaattaaacttttttttgcaattttccaaaaaaaaaaaattcaaaatatttttagttgcagatgggcacaaagtctttattttatttatgtatttttatgtggtaaggagtgaacccaagtgcctcacatgtgctgggcacacaatttaccattgagccacaaccacagccctggtgatttcttttttttattcatgtttgatttgacttttgcaacatgttatgtttttaaacaaaacaattcaaaatttcttgaattttttttgagtaccaggattgaactcaggggcaatcgaccactgagccacatcaccagacctattttatattttatttagaaacagggtctcactgagttgcttagtgcctcacttttgctgagattgacttagaactcaccatcctcctgcctcagcattacaggtgtgtgccaccacacccagctaaacagaacaattttattgtttcattagataattatatttactgaaaTTTCTGAGCATTTTTGGTACTGCTTGCATTCTTTCTTGCCATGGCAGATTATTTCCTGATGTGTTTCATGAAATTTGGGAATATGAACTCCTGCAGTTTTTATCTGTGGGTAATATGTATAGCCTTTTCCTTTTAGGTGTAACCCTTCAGAATGGTGTGCTGCAGTAAGTTCACACTGAGagatgattcttaattttttaggAATTTTTCCTATTAAACATGGCTATTACTAATGTTTAATCATATGAACGTATAAGTAAGGTAAatccagaaacaaaaatatgagcATGTAAGAGTAATTATTTATGATTGTTCTAGTGctttttactattgttatctaTGTGGTAAGAGTTActcctgtggtatatttattgcaAAGTACCATGTAATGGTATGCTCCTGCATGTTTTTCCCATTGTTACACATTCAGTGTCATGTTGGTATGAAGTCTGCTATGGAGGACTGTTGctgaaggaaatcagaaaacactacaGGTCAGGACTTGGCTGACTGTTGATTGTCTAAACCATGGgctttttagtacatttttaggttttgtcGATTATAGTCTctgtttcatattcttttctttgattagtaACTTTAAAgtgcaaaaccaaaacaaaacaaattgaaaaacatGTTTAGTTCAGGAACGAtacaaaaaaatctattcttaTACTGGACTCTTGGtctagatttaagaaagcaatgttgaaagtgttaggaaatgagatgaaatttaagtTTACTGGATTACTAGCTTAAGTAGTGAATGGcacaaaaattgagcaagtaaGTGTTCTTATGGTTCGCAAAACTACCAATAAGCAGTTGTATGAATCATACTTGTTTGTTAATAACATAATAACTTGTTTGTGTCAGGTAGTATTAAAGTTTTTATTCATAGTCTAAGACTACCAAacttaccttttaattttttttgcaagaCACTGGTGTTTCTGTGAGGACTCAGTTGCAGTTTAGATACCCAAGGCTTCACCTTTTATCCCACTGTGCACCTAAACCCAAACACTTTCCTGCCAGCATCAGCAACCCCTACCAAGAAAGTGACAGTCTGTATATGCTTAAGAGCTCTTGActttcagttctctctttgttaaatttgtttcctGGGTATATCCTATACATTCTTGCAAACACCTTTACAAATTTAAGCATTATATTTTGATGTACATTTCGTTGAGGTgggaaaaattttcaaatgttgctaTAACTATAAGGCATGTTtaaattcattaacatttttaagtgtGACAAAAAAATTGTGACTGTTGATGTatctgatatcaaattttaagagaCTAGAAATCAGTCACTGATACAATGATTTTTGCTGCCAAGTTAATTTTTTGTCTAGatgtcaacataaaatttctccagaatCTCTTTATAATAGAAGTGTATTCCATTATCATTTGCAATTGCTTATGAATATGAATTGGACTTTTTCTAGTATTAAGTACCAAGACAAAAATACCGAAATaaggtaaattttaatattaatttggtAAGAAACCtttgagttcaatttttaaagtactatttttaagtaactgttattcattaaaagtttaaatgtatatttccagactgtaatttttattcaactctggatAAAGACTTGAATGCAAGTTCtttcataatgtttcataatccAAGTGTGTTAAAAGGATTTTTTAGTACTTCctatttgaagacatttgagttaatgttttgatCTCTTAACTGCACACATATGCATCTAACTATAAAAGACTGTTATgctcttatttttgtatgttggttatctatattttacctgcaatgataattacatagtaggataaaataaatattccttaagttaaacattgtctcattttccaatacagatattcacaaatttttaaaaatgggatcagatgttgAGATGACTggtgtttgtctcagaaatcataaacagacaGATCTCAATGGaggtaacactttaaaaatatataaatatatatttatatgtgtgtttttgtatataaataaacacacacatatatgtatacatatatatatatatatatatatatatatatatatctcaagcAAATAAAgtactttgaaatttttcatgaagagAGCTGTTATAATTATATCAATGAGTTGTATTCCCTTTTTCCTAATTACTATTCCAAGGCAAGTACACATTAATCATAGTGTTCTACATTCTACAGAAAttcagaatattcatttttagttccctgttgaggaaaagtgatttttaaaaaaattccagaaatctagaCTGACATCATTCTACAGGGCCTTAGCACAGTCTTCTTTTCAGAACATGTGATTTCAgttatatctctttgagattcacTTGGATAattcatattcagattttaagggagaaaaataaaatagacaccaACTTTTCCCCCCCTTGCTTTAAAAGTATCAGTATCATTTCCTTTATGGTTTATGGCACCTAGAAATCCCTATTGTACAtataatagtaaataataatagtaaattatTACTCCATCTAAGTTATGTagcatatttcctttttatcaatggaatattataactttgaagacagaaattatgaCTATTATCATTTCAGTATGTACTATATATTAATAGTTTTCtgcaaaaaatgaaatctttaaaaatagaagtttgtttctttttttttttgaaactgtaGAGACAATGAAGATTAGAGTGTCTGTCCTGCTggttgattatttttattgttaaaagattgtttctgagtgagttaaggaaaacaatatcagTGTTCTCTGTAATAAATTAGCACTTTCAACTCTTGAGATCAACTtgatatttgtgtaatcatttaggtatatcaaaataataatataattgtccttagttttctttataatatatgtgattttatcaCAGGTATAAATGATGTTGGTATTTGGGTCTATATGTAGATCATCAAACTCTTTCATTGAATTATGTATTTTCCCCCCATTGGTGACAtgctatagattatatatattttttagtttaattcattttataatctagaacaatttattttttcattcttcccttagCACATATACACATAATCTGTTTCTGATCCATCATGGTCTAACTGAtaatttcaactttacaatgctgaaaaatcaatacacatttataaGAACCAATACTTCACAtattgaattttgatcttttccctgacTAGTAGCAGTATGACACTACTTTGTGATGCAGTATCACAGTTCACAGTAAGCCTGAAGTCACAGGACTAAACTACAGTACTCTACAGAGTTCTGTGTTGCTAAACTGTGATATTCAGTGAGTTAGGTATATTTAAAGTGCATTTccaacttaatgatattttcatcttagaattTGTTTATGAGGACATAACCTCATGGTAATTTGAAGAGCAAAGTAGTCTTATTCAAgaatatatttggatttttttgtttattattctaGATGAGTTTTaggcatttcattgtttttggcaaAAGTAATCTTGGTATTTGATTTGGGttatataaaatactaaaattaataTGATGATAACCACTATTGTTGCATTGTTTAGTCTAACCATTTGGACTatggtatatatctgtatttaagtcttttatctctcagtaaatattttcacaGCTCCTttcttatctgttttatttttcatgattttattataagaggatttctttttatagaatttacatttcttgatgTGATGATAGAGGCAAGTTTCTTCTTGAAGTTTGTCTTAGCTCACATTCTATAGTTAATGATAtagaacaatttttatttctattaacagcaaaaagaaaatgtattgatATTCTTTCAcatgttgtatttaaaataacaatatcttcttgttttattatttatattgatcacATGTTGTATCTGCATGTTCCTACCATATGGtgtaataatttcaaagtaaatccaAGATAAATTTACTAATGGAATGACCCCAAAATAACTGAGTCTAATTTGTCTTATATCATTTCTGTAAAACTGCATCATACACCTTTGCttacagtagtaaatattttgccttcaatatattatatataatcaatgtAGGTAACTTTTAAACTGCAGTTAACTTCATCtaatttttgctataaaataatacTCTAAAGTACATGTATTTTCTCAATCTACTTTCAAAATGCTCCTTCTTCAATCAGGATTTAGAGGCTTAGAGATGATAATAACTCTAGTGCTAATGACAGATAAAATTGAGAACTCTAGTCTTCATTTCTGGATAATTAGTGTATTCCATATTAAATCTACAAAGAATGGCAAATGTTTTGCATCATTTACAGCAGTTAGTAATACTCAAAAGCAATGAGGTCATTCTTAGTCTAATCTTATGCATGTAACAAGAAGAGTATAGAGTACATTGtaatttctattccatggaaaccttttctgaatgaatttctGCAAGGAAATTGTCAGTAAAAACTGGACTGCAGACTAATGACTTcaggatatttaataaaaaagtggTGTAGCAAGTAAATATTAGAGTTAGATTAAAGGTGATATTAGTTCATAAGTGTGGCAAGTAAAGTTGTGTATCTCAGTGTCACTGACctattttggattaatttaatttcagctggaaaataattttggcactgacttatggacaaaaggaaaaaacttTTAGCTTAGGTTAAGATAAACTAACTATCTACACCTTAGACTACATACATTCAGcacataaaagtaattaaaaatttgtGGTCTCAGAATTATTGTACTTagattaattatataatgatatgcTAGCCCAAGACCATATTTAGTCAGCAGAAttcataaaatcaattttgttgaaGCTTCAAGAAGCCATGACTGAGGTAGACAGCCTCAGGGGCctgttattttcaagaaatactaTCCAACTTTTTCACCCACTGGAAGGGGAGAGGGTATATTGGCAGCATGGCATACCTAACCTGAGTGTTCCAGCTTCTTCCTGGGCAAGAAACCCACTAAAAACTGACAGACCACACTACCCTCC is part of the Sciurus carolinensis unplaced genomic scaffold, mSciCar1.2, whole genome shotgun sequence genome and harbors:
- the LOC124974244 gene encoding LOW QUALITY PROTEIN: zinc finger BED domain-containing protein 4-like (The sequence of the model RefSeq protein was modified relative to this genomic sequence to represent the inferred CDS: substituted 1 base at 1 genomic stop codon), whose protein sequence is MEDNQDTGPKGDSDFVSDKISFKIEEEEDDPVPSHSLEGVDFQSEQEDMRHMDSGEEQAEGGVGLAYRPPGKCFPAEGEDGYRALFSQYSSTLYSVAMEAVTQSLLSSHHVSSRKKFPAWKHFFISPGDSTKAICRYCMKEFSRGKNEKDLSTSCLMHHVQRAQPTKLGLESSSVSAGSSFPSTSLLLPPQPADVGDLGSTLPPVRLAQKMTSTILSPDHMQEEPVSMVSSEVPDVPVTEKYSREEALAGSSPRLAALHYDETTEGMAERSLRPPKSTSGSRRRSVIWKHFYLSPLDSSKAVCVHCMNEFSRVKNGKDLGTSCLIRHMWQAHHSIVLQENGGGTGLPPLYPTSPTLLPALLPPEGEPDSVSSSPGKPVQECPSASSSLDRLTEDLLLHAHPAGALGDASVLSSSEDVGEASVGTSPEQQASGLSLRRCESGAVFQQNKKVMKRLKSEVWHHFSLAPTDSLKAVCRYCDCAISRGKKGDVGTSCLMRHLYRRHPKVARTQKGFLGVSLANSPYDTLASAESSSSKLSVLPAVVRRNQVVFPVSSKKTSKLWNHFSLCSADSTKVVCLHCSRTISRGKEPTNLGTSCLLRYLQRFHVLKTDVHPETTPSRSPGALGPLSTELSSTSSFDDPSEKFYDSHPVAKNITSLIAEMLALDLQPYSFVDSMGFSRLLEYLKPQYSMPSPSYFSRTAIPGMYDSVKKMVLSQLKEAESGVVHFMSGIWTGTQTREYLTLTAHWVTFTSSACPHCEDHHCWALLDVSQIDCDYGGGSIQKQPECWWDAXVTTIGLQVGITVTDNPSVGKILDEAEHSSVPCFSHTVDLSVKEAVKSQRMVQNVLSIARKLCERVHQSPTAKEKLAVLQREYGLPQHPLIQDVPSRWSTSLHILERLLEQKRAINEMLVKCSFRELLSCDQWEVMQSVCHALRPFDAGSWEMSAHVSTLSQVIPMIHILSRKVEMGKVFGETMGIDSMLKSLKEAMASRLSASLHDPRYVFATLLDPCYKVSLFTEQEAEQHRQDLIRELEILDSTSEDTATSEGCDSGPPLRDSGGGESLWSLVAKVKRGDQRERLPEDVVLAYLEEEGLDHSCDLLAYWNLKRVSWLGLSTLAVRFLGCPPSTVPSEKLFSTSTENGSFGQPQLMMEHFEKLIFLKVNLPLIYFQY